The following are encoded together in the Xanthobacter autotrophicus Py2 genome:
- a CDS encoding hypothetical protein (KEGG: mmc:Mmcs_5167 hypothetical protein), with translation MALEGADAGGRGRSLVASALVVALAAVSVLVARAEGAPVDVAVSEAPPPAAMPAAEAPPNPPAPAVSASASTAAAPTPGPAADPYAGLPKVVARAVQELEAECRAAEGRPNWKPGTLAEVVNVSPDGRPDYLIDTHAIACDGGFTPWIGSDGFRHILFVSTGPGRWVRAFDRGARGFEIENKGRKVPQVIVFSHSAYCTRPNPERYMRCTQVYEWRRGKLRKISEDWFTD, from the coding sequence ATGGCCCTTGAAGGTGCAGATGCAGGTGGACGGGGGCGGTCGCTGGTGGCGTCCGCCCTAGTCGTTGCCCTCGCGGCCGTGAGCGTGCTGGTTGCGCGGGCCGAGGGTGCGCCGGTGGACGTGGCTGTGTCGGAAGCGCCCCCGCCCGCCGCTATGCCAGCTGCGGAAGCGCCCCCCAATCCGCCTGCCCCCGCCGTTTCGGCATCGGCCTCCACCGCAGCGGCCCCGACACCCGGCCCCGCCGCCGATCCCTATGCCGGCCTGCCGAAGGTGGTGGCGCGGGCGGTGCAGGAACTGGAAGCGGAGTGCCGCGCCGCCGAGGGCAGGCCGAACTGGAAGCCCGGCACCCTCGCCGAGGTGGTCAACGTCTCCCCCGACGGGCGGCCGGACTATCTGATCGATACCCACGCCATCGCCTGCGACGGTGGCTTCACCCCCTGGATCGGCTCGGACGGCTTCCGGCACATCCTGTTCGTCTCCACCGGTCCCGGCCGCTGGGTCCGGGCCTTCGACCGCGGTGCGCGCGGCTTCGAGATCGAGAACAAGGGCCGCAAGGTGCCGCAGGTCATCGTCTTCTCCCATTCGGCCTACTGCACGCGGCCCAATCCCGAGCGCTACATGCGCTGCACCCAGGTCTATGAATGGCGCCGGGGCAAGCTCCGGAAAATCTCCGAGGACTGGTTCACCGACTGA
- a CDS encoding Glyoxalase/bleomycin resistance protein/dioxygenase (PFAM: Glyoxalase/bleomycin resistance protein/dioxygenase~KEGG: sme:SMc00115 hypothetical protein): MTAALSLPTETAPHDLALGAVALTSRDPERLIPFYRDGVGLEVLSTGETTVLGAGGRPLVEIARRPDAARAGVRAPGLFHMAIRVPDRSSLAARLMALHHMGLRMGASDHLVSEALYVDDPDGNGIEIYRDRPADEWPRSPDGTIAMATLPLDLNALSREAPPAAQPAPAGTDMGHVHLKVSDLEAARRFWVDTVGLTIMARYPGALFVSADGYHHHLGLNTWQSSGAPAPATGTAGLDHFTVRLPQASIDALGQRLAAAGVAFTALEGGGLTARDPSGNTAVFRPA, encoded by the coding sequence ATGACCGCCGCCCTCTCCCTCCCCACTGAAACCGCGCCTCACGACCTCGCCCTCGGCGCCGTGGCCCTGACGAGCCGCGATCCCGAGCGGCTGATCCCCTTCTATCGCGACGGCGTGGGCCTTGAGGTGCTCTCCACCGGCGAGACCACGGTGCTCGGCGCCGGCGGCCGCCCGCTGGTGGAGATCGCCCGCCGGCCGGACGCAGCCCGCGCCGGCGTCCGGGCGCCGGGGCTGTTCCACATGGCCATCCGAGTGCCCGACCGCTCCAGCCTCGCCGCGCGGCTCATGGCGCTCCACCACATGGGTTTGCGCATGGGCGCCTCCGACCATCTGGTGAGCGAGGCGCTGTACGTCGACGACCCGGACGGCAACGGCATCGAGATCTATCGCGACCGCCCCGCCGACGAATGGCCGCGCAGCCCGGACGGCACCATCGCCATGGCGACGCTGCCCCTCGACCTGAATGCCCTGTCTCGCGAGGCTCCGCCGGCCGCGCAACCCGCGCCCGCCGGCACCGACATGGGGCATGTGCATCTCAAGGTGTCCGACCTCGAGGCGGCGCGGCGCTTCTGGGTGGATACGGTGGGCCTCACCATCATGGCGCGCTATCCCGGCGCCCTGTTCGTGAGCGCGGACGGCTACCACCATCATCTCGGCCTCAACACCTGGCAGTCCTCGGGCGCACCCGCGCCGGCGACCGGCACGGCGGGGCTCGACCATTTCACCGTTCGGCTGCCGCAGGCTTCCATCGATGCCCTCGGCCAGCGCCTCGCGGCGGCGGGTGTCGCGTTCACGGCGCTTGAGGGCGGCGGCCTCACCGCGCGCGATCCCTCCGGCAACACGGCGGTGTTCCGCCCGGCCTGA
- a CDS encoding protein of unknown function DUF6 transmembrane (PFAM: protein of unknown function DUF6 transmembrane~KEGG: bbt:BBta_1842 putative permease of the drug/metabolite transporter (DMT) superfamily) — protein MSLRPPRASGFALYDAPYLLLTVTALLWAINIVIGRVVAGHVPPVTLAFVRWTGATLILLPFALGQVRRDLPLIRRHFWLLVLLAATGIACYNAMSYYGLQYTQALNGLLVQSTAPLLVALWTFFIFRERLSLGQMAGIVTSLVGVLVIISHGSLDTFLHLKPNIGDVWIICALVIYAFYAAILRKRPGLGPLSFLVSIMALGSVLLAPFALWEAAQGRILHFDHMTLGVLAYVMIGPSIVAYLFFNRGVELVGANAAAPFLHLMPVFGTALAIIFLGETIAWYHIAGYALVITGIALATLAARAKRRPPA, from the coding sequence ATGTCGCTGAGGCCTCCGCGCGCGTCGGGATTCGCCCTGTATGACGCGCCCTACCTGCTGCTCACCGTCACGGCGCTGCTGTGGGCCATCAATATCGTGATCGGGCGTGTCGTCGCCGGCCATGTGCCGCCGGTGACGCTGGCCTTCGTGCGCTGGACCGGGGCGACGCTCATCCTGTTGCCGTTCGCCCTCGGGCAGGTGCGGCGCGACCTGCCGCTCATCCGCCGCCATTTCTGGCTGCTGGTGCTGCTCGCGGCCACCGGCATCGCCTGTTACAACGCCATGAGTTATTATGGCTTGCAATATACCCAGGCCCTCAATGGCCTGCTGGTGCAGTCCACCGCGCCGCTGCTGGTGGCCCTGTGGACCTTCTTCATCTTCCGCGAGCGGCTAAGCCTTGGCCAGATGGCCGGTATCGTCACCTCGCTCGTCGGCGTGCTGGTGATCATCAGCCACGGCAGCCTCGATACCTTCCTGCATCTGAAGCCCAACATCGGCGACGTGTGGATCATCTGCGCGCTGGTCATCTATGCCTTCTACGCCGCCATCCTGCGCAAGCGGCCGGGGCTGGGGCCGCTCTCCTTCCTTGTCTCGATCATGGCGCTGGGCTCGGTGCTGCTGGCACCGTTCGCGCTGTGGGAAGCGGCGCAGGGGCGCATCCTGCATTTCGACCACATGACGCTGGGGGTGTTGGCCTATGTGATGATTGGGCCGTCCATCGTCGCCTACCTGTTCTTCAACCGGGGGGTGGAACTGGTGGGGGCCAACGCCGCCGCGCCGTTCCTGCACCTGATGCCGGTGTTCGGCACCGCGCTCGCCATCATCTTCCTGGGTGAGACCATCGCCTGGTACCATATCGCGGGCTATGCGCTGGTCATCACCGGCATTGCCCTGGCGACGCTGGCCGCCCGCGCCAAGCGCCGGCCCCCGGCCTGA
- a CDS encoding protein of unknown function DUF336 (PFAM: protein of unknown function DUF336~KEGG: pol:Bpro_0522 protein of unknown function DUF336): MSKGISTRGIGARLPGALLALILAGLAAPAAAQVRGSGWELPLALANEAALEAVRACSEKGWPVSVAVVDVSGETRVLVKGDHSTTHTRTSSFRKAYTVATLGPVFGFDTLSAFVEKTRGGPSTQALASLPDILLLAGGVGVKAKGEIVAAIGVGGAPGGEKDEACAAAGLAKIADRLPH, translated from the coding sequence ATGAGCAAGGGGATTTCCACCAGGGGTATTGGCGCGCGCCTGCCGGGCGCGCTGCTGGCGCTGATCTTGGCGGGGCTGGCCGCGCCGGCAGCAGCGCAGGTGCGCGGGTCCGGCTGGGAACTGCCGCTGGCGCTCGCCAACGAAGCCGCGCTGGAGGCGGTGCGCGCCTGCTCCGAGAAGGGCTGGCCGGTTTCCGTGGCGGTGGTGGACGTGTCCGGCGAGACCCGGGTGCTGGTGAAGGGCGACCATTCCACCACCCACACCCGCACCTCCAGCTTCCGCAAGGCCTATACGGTCGCGACCCTTGGGCCGGTGTTCGGCTTCGATACCCTCTCGGCCTTCGTGGAGAAGACCCGCGGCGGGCCCAGCACCCAGGCCCTCGCCTCCCTGCCGGATATCCTGCTGCTGGCCGGCGGCGTCGGCGTGAAGGCGAAGGGGGAGATCGTGGCCGCCATCGGCGTCGGCGGAGCACCGGGCGGGGAGAAGGACGAGGCCTGCGCCGCCGCCGGCCTGGCCAAGATCGCCGACCGCCTGCCGCATTGA
- a CDS encoding D-3-phosphoglycerate dehydrogenase (TIGRFAM: D-3-phosphoglycerate dehydrogenase~PFAM: amino acid-binding ACT domain protein; D-isomer specific 2-hydroxyacid dehydrogenase catalytic region; D-isomer specific 2-hydroxyacid dehydrogenase NAD-binding~KEGG: rpc:RPC_4106 D-3-phosphoglycerate dehydrogenase), with amino-acid sequence MAPRVLISDKLSPAAVQIFKDRGIEVDFQPDLGKDKDKLAEIIGNYDGLAIRSATKVTPKILQKAGRLKVIGRAGIGVDNVDLPAATAKGVIVMNTPFGNSITTAEHAIAMMFALAREIPAADASTQAGKWEKNRFMGVEVTAKTLGIIGCGNIGSIVAERGVGLKMKVIAFDPFLSVERALDLGVEKVELDDLLARADFITLHTPLTEKTKNILSAENIARTKKGVRIINCARGGLVDEAALRAALDSKHVAGAAFDVFAVEPAEQNPLFGHPNVVCTPHLGAATNEAQENVALQVAEQMSDYLLTGAITNAVNFTSITAEEAPKLKPFIALAEKLGSFAGQLTDTDIKTVHIVYEGAVADQKVKALTSAAVAGLLRPMLSEVNVVSAPTVAKERGIVIEETTRAATGDYDSLISITVVTDTYERAISGTVFADGRPRIVNIKGINVDAEFAPSMIYVTNEDKPGFIGRFAGLLGDAGLNIATFALGRDHLGGDAIALVAVDGTVPADVLGKVQALPQVKAAKALAF; translated from the coding sequence ATGGCACCCCGTGTTCTCATTTCCGACAAGCTCTCCCCCGCCGCCGTGCAGATCTTCAAGGATCGCGGCATCGAGGTGGATTTCCAGCCCGACCTCGGCAAGGACAAGGACAAGCTGGCCGAGATCATCGGCAATTATGACGGCCTCGCCATCCGCTCGGCCACCAAGGTCACCCCGAAGATCCTTCAGAAGGCCGGCCGCCTGAAGGTCATCGGCCGCGCCGGCATCGGCGTTGACAATGTCGACCTGCCGGCGGCGACCGCCAAGGGCGTGATCGTGATGAACACGCCGTTCGGCAATTCCATCACCACCGCCGAGCATGCCATCGCCATGATGTTCGCGCTGGCCCGCGAGATCCCGGCGGCGGATGCCTCCACCCAGGCCGGCAAGTGGGAGAAGAACCGCTTCATGGGCGTCGAGGTCACCGCCAAGACGCTGGGCATCATCGGCTGCGGCAACATCGGCTCCATCGTGGCCGAGCGCGGCGTGGGCCTGAAGATGAAGGTGATCGCCTTCGATCCCTTCCTCTCGGTGGAGCGGGCGCTGGATCTCGGCGTGGAGAAGGTGGAGCTGGACGACCTGCTCGCCCGCGCCGACTTCATCACCCTGCACACGCCCTTGACCGAGAAGACCAAGAACATCCTCTCGGCCGAGAATATCGCCAGGACGAAGAAGGGCGTGCGCATCATCAACTGCGCCCGCGGCGGCCTGGTGGACGAAGCCGCCCTGCGCGCCGCCCTCGACAGCAAGCATGTGGCGGGCGCCGCCTTCGACGTGTTCGCGGTGGAGCCGGCGGAGCAGAACCCGCTGTTCGGTCATCCCAACGTGGTGTGCACGCCGCACCTCGGCGCCGCCACCAACGAGGCGCAGGAGAATGTCGCCCTCCAGGTCGCCGAGCAGATGAGCGACTATCTCCTCACCGGCGCCATCACCAACGCGGTGAACTTCACCTCCATCACCGCCGAGGAAGCGCCGAAGCTGAAGCCTTTCATCGCGCTCGCTGAGAAGCTCGGCTCGTTCGCCGGCCAGCTCACCGACACCGACATCAAGACTGTGCACATCGTCTACGAAGGCGCGGTGGCGGACCAGAAGGTGAAGGCGCTGACCTCGGCCGCGGTGGCAGGGCTGCTGCGCCCGATGCTCTCAGAGGTCAATGTCGTGTCCGCCCCCACCGTCGCCAAGGAACGCGGCATCGTCATCGAGGAGACCACCCGCGCCGCCACCGGCGACTATGACAGCCTCATCAGCATCACGGTGGTGACCGACACGTATGAGCGCGCGATATCCGGCACCGTGTTCGCGGATGGCCGCCCGCGCATCGTGAACATCAAGGGCATCAATGTGGACGCCGAGTTCGCGCCCTCCATGATCTATGTCACCAACGAGGACAAGCCCGGCTTCATCGGCCGCTTCGCCGGCCTGCTGGGTGATGCGGGCCTGAACATCGCAACCTTCGCCCTCGGCCGCGACCATCTGGGCGGCGACGCCATCGCGCTGGTGGCGGTGGATGGCACCGTGCCGGCCGACGTGCTCGGCAAGGTGCAGGCGCTGCCGCAGGTGAAGGCGGCCAAGGCGCTGGCGTTCTGA
- a CDS encoding phosphoserine aminotransferase (TIGRFAM: phosphoserine aminotransferase~PFAM: aminotransferase class V~KEGG: bmb:BruAb1_1672 SerC, phosphoserine aminotransferase), with amino-acid sequence MTMNPAPTTRPENPNFSSGPCAKRPGWTLEALSDAPLGRSHRAKVGKAKLKEAIDLTRDVLEVPADYKIGIVPASDTGAVEMVLWSMLGARPVDMLAWESFGEGWVTDVVKQLKLTDARALTAPYGALPDLTQVDFSHDVVFTWNGTTSGVMVPDAEWIPADRTGLTICDATSAAFAQKLDFAKLDVVTFSWQKVLGGEGAHGILILSPRAVERLETYKPAWPLPKIFRMTKGGKLIEGIFEGETINTPSMLCVEDYLDALKWAKNVGGLSALQERSNRNFEAIAQWVHNTPWVDFLATDPVTRSNTSVCLKVVDADVTSLPADAQAAFAKAIASGLEKGGIAYDIGAYRDAPPGLRIWCGATVERADVEALTHWLDWAFTEAKAALPKAA; translated from the coding sequence ATGACGATGAATCCTGCTCCGACCACTCGTCCGGAGAACCCTAACTTTTCGTCCGGCCCCTGTGCCAAGCGTCCCGGCTGGACGCTGGAAGCGCTCTCGGACGCGCCGCTGGGCCGCTCGCACCGCGCCAAGGTCGGCAAGGCCAAGCTGAAAGAGGCCATCGACCTCACCCGCGACGTGTTGGAAGTGCCCGCCGACTACAAGATCGGCATCGTTCCCGCTTCCGATACCGGCGCCGTGGAGATGGTGCTGTGGTCCATGCTGGGCGCCCGCCCGGTGGACATGCTGGCCTGGGAAAGCTTCGGCGAAGGCTGGGTGACGGACGTGGTCAAGCAGCTCAAGCTGACCGATGCCCGCGCGCTGACCGCCCCCTATGGCGCGCTGCCGGACCTCACGCAGGTGGATTTCTCCCACGACGTGGTCTTCACCTGGAACGGCACCACCTCCGGCGTCATGGTGCCGGACGCGGAGTGGATCCCGGCCGACCGCACCGGCCTCACCATCTGCGACGCCACCTCGGCAGCGTTCGCGCAGAAGCTGGATTTCGCCAAGCTCGACGTGGTCACCTTCTCCTGGCAGAAGGTGCTCGGCGGCGAGGGCGCGCACGGCATCCTCATCCTCTCCCCCCGCGCGGTGGAGCGGCTCGAGACCTACAAGCCGGCGTGGCCGCTGCCCAAGATCTTCCGCATGACCAAGGGCGGCAAGCTCATCGAAGGCATCTTCGAGGGCGAAACCATCAACACGCCCTCCATGCTTTGCGTGGAAGATTATCTCGACGCGCTGAAGTGGGCGAAGAATGTGGGCGGGCTTAGCGCCCTGCAGGAGCGCTCCAACCGCAACTTCGAGGCCATCGCCCAGTGGGTGCACAACACGCCGTGGGTGGACTTCCTGGCCACCGATCCGGTGACGCGCTCCAACACTTCGGTGTGCCTGAAGGTGGTGGATGCGGACGTGACCTCGCTGCCCGCCGACGCCCAGGCGGCCTTCGCCAAGGCCATCGCCTCCGGCCTTGAGAAGGGCGGCATCGCCTACGACATCGGCGCCTATCGCGACGCCCCTCCCGGCCTGCGCATCTGGTGCGGCGCCACCGTGGAACGGGCCGACGTGGAAGCCCTGACGCACTGGCTCGACTGGGCCTTCACCGAAGCCAAGGCCGCTCTACCCAAGGCTGCGTGA
- a CDS encoding ABC-3 protein (PFAM: ABC-3 protein~KEGG: sme:SMc02506 putative iron transport system membrane ABC transporter protein) yields MDTLLAPFQFDFMQSALVISALVAVPMALLSCFLVLKGWSLMGDAVSHAVLPGVVLAYMAGLPLAFGAFVAGMVCALGTGYLKANSRIKEDTVMGVVFSGMFGLGLVLYTKIQSDVHLDHILFGDMLGVTWGDITESALICGLVTVALLAKWRDLLLNAFDPAQAKAVGLRVGLLHYGLLVMLSLTIVAALKAVGIILAVSLLIAPGAIAFLVTRRFGVMLVVAVLVAVGCALCGVYLSFFLDSAPAPTIVLLMTAVFIAAFVGVRVKAAGIQSQLPSA; encoded by the coding sequence ATGGACACCCTGCTCGCCCCGTTCCAGTTCGATTTCATGCAGAGCGCACTGGTGATCTCGGCGCTGGTGGCGGTGCCCATGGCGCTGCTGTCCTGCTTCCTGGTGCTGAAGGGCTGGTCGCTGATGGGCGATGCCGTCTCCCACGCGGTGCTGCCCGGCGTGGTGCTGGCCTATATGGCCGGCCTGCCGCTCGCCTTCGGCGCCTTCGTGGCCGGCATGGTGTGCGCGCTCGGCACCGGGTACCTGAAAGCCAACAGCCGCATCAAGGAAGACACCGTGATGGGCGTGGTCTTCTCCGGCATGTTCGGGCTGGGACTGGTGCTCTACACCAAGATCCAGTCGGACGTGCATCTCGACCACATATTGTTCGGCGACATGCTGGGCGTGACCTGGGGCGACATCACTGAAAGCGCGCTCATCTGCGGCCTGGTGACGGTGGCGCTGCTGGCCAAATGGCGCGACCTGCTGCTGAACGCGTTCGATCCCGCGCAGGCGAAGGCGGTCGGCCTGCGCGTCGGGCTGCTGCATTACGGGCTCTTGGTGATGCTGTCGCTGACCATCGTCGCGGCACTGAAGGCCGTGGGCATCATCCTCGCCGTGTCGCTTTTGATCGCGCCGGGGGCCATCGCGTTTCTGGTGACACGCCGCTTCGGCGTCATGCTGGTGGTGGCGGTGCTGGTGGCGGTCGGGTGCGCGCTCTGCGGCGTCTACCTCTCCTTCTTCCTCGACTCGGCGCCGGCTCCCACCATCGTGCTGCTGATGACGGCGGTCTTCATCGCCGCCTTCGTGGGGGTGCGGGTGAAGGCGGCCGGCATCCAGAGCCAACTGCCTTCCGCTTAG